The Microbacterium phyllosphaerae region GGTGAATCAGGAGCTGATGCGCATCCGCTCCTTCACCGGCTCGAACTACGAGAACAACCGCGACGCGCAGTCGTACCGCAGCAATCGCCACGCGGGGCGACAGGCACAGCGCCCGCCGCGAGGCGGACGGCGACCGGTCCGCGCTTCGAACGTGCGCCGCATCGAGCGGATGGACAGGCCGGACGTCATCCGTCTCCTCGAACGCTCGAATCTCCTTCCGGCGATCTTCTTCATCTTCAGCCGGGTCGGTTGCGATGCCGCCGTGCAGCAGGTCAGGCGCTCGGGCGTACGGCTCACGTCGGCCGATGAGCGTGCCGAGATCCGTGCGATCGTCGAAGAACGCACGAGGTCTCTGCAGGACGAGGACCTCGGGGTGCTGGGTTACTTCGAGTGGCTCGACAACCTGGAACGAGGCGTCGCCGCTCACCACGCCGGTCTCCTTCCCGCCTTCAAGGAGGTCGTGGAGGACCTCTTCAAACGCAAGCTCGTGAAGGTCGTGTTCGCGACCGAGACCCTCGCTCTCGGGATCAACATGCCGGCTCGAACCGTCGTCCTCGAGAAGATGGAGAAGTTCAACGGCGAGGCGCGCGTTGCGATCACCTCCGGGGAGTACACGCAGCTGACAGGACGCGCGGGGCGTCGCGGCATCGACGTCGAGGGCCACGCCGTCGTGCAGTGGACCGAGGGCATGGATCCCCAGTCCGTCGCTGCACTCGCGTCTCGTCGCACGTATCCGCTCAACTCCAGCTTCCGCCCGACGTACAACATGGCGGTCAACCTGATTGACCTGTTCGGAAAGGCTCGTGCCCGTCAGATCCTCGAGTCGTCGTTCGCCCAGTTCCAGGCGGACCGCGCGGTCGTGGGACTCGCACGGCAGGTGCGAGAGGCCGACGAGTCACTCGAGGGGTACAAGTCGGCGATGGTCTGCGACCACGGAGACTTCCTCGACTACGCGTCGATCCGCCGTGAGCTGAGCGACCTCGAGAAGAAGAACCGCCAGGACTCGAACGCTCCGCGGGTCACGCGCGACAAGCGCATGAAGCAGATCCAGGGTCTGCGTACGCGAATGCAGCGACACGGATGCCACCGCTGCCCCGACCGCGAATCGCACGCGCGCTGGGCCGAGCGGTATTGGAAGCTCAAGCGGCAGACCGACCGCATCCGTCGCCAGATCGAGAACAGGACCGGAACGGTCGCGCGGGTCTTCGACCGGGTCGTCGAGGTGCTCGAGACGCTCGACTACCTGCGACGCGATGACGACGACGAGACCAGCCTCACGGAGGCGGGGCGCACGATGCGACGCATCTACGGTGAGCGCGACCTCCTGGTGGCCGAATCTCTCAGGCAAGGCCTCTGGAACGGGTTGGACGCCCCGTCGTTGGCGGCGATGGCGTGCTGCCTCGTCTACGAGCCGCGCCGAGACGAGGCGAATTCGGGGGAGCGTGATCTCCCACGCGGAGCCTTCCGCGCCGCATACGAGAAGACCACGACGCTGTGGGCGGAGCTTGACGACCTCGAGAAGGATCATCACCTTCCGGGCAGTGAGCCTCTCGCCGCCGGACTCGCCGGTGCCATGCACTCATGGGCGCGCGGGGGGATGCTGGATCGTGTGCTGGTGGACGCGGACATGGCCGCGGGCGACTTCGTGCGCTGGGCGAAGCAGACGATCGACCTCCTCGATCAGCTCTCGATCGTCGCCGAAGACGGGGCTCTCGCCCGGAACGCGCGCGTCGCACTCGACGGTGTCCGTCGCGGCATCGTCGCCTATTCTTCGATGTGACCAGAGGAACGATGCCTGACTCCCGAGCGCGACAGCGCCCACTTCTGCCGCTCTCGCTCGCGCTTCCCGCTGCAGCGGCCGCAGCGCTGCTCATGGATCTGTCGTATCCCGACACCGCGGTGTGGGTGCTCGCCTTCCCGGCCACCGCGTTGCTGCTGATCGCACTCATCGGACGCAGGGCGGGAGGTGCGCTGGCGGTGGGGCTGGTCTACGGAGTGATCTTCTTCGGGCTGCTGGTGTCATTCACCTCGCGTTACCTGGGTCCGCTGCCCTGGGCCGCACTGAGCGTGCTGGAAGGCGTCCTGACGGCCGTCGCGCTCATCCTGATCACGTTCGCCTATCGCTGGATCCCCAGGGCTCTGCCGGGTCTCTGGGCGCGGCTCCTGCTCCTTCCGGCAGTCGTCGCCGCACTCTGGGTTGGGCGGGAGCTGTTCGTGGGTTCGTGGCCGTACGGAGGCTTCCCGTGGGCCCGTCTGGGCATGAGTCAGGCCGAGAGTCCGCTGGCGCACGTCGCGTCCTGGATCGGGGTGAGCGGACTCAGCTTCCTGATGGTGTTCGTCGTCGCCCTGGTCATCCAGGTGGTGCGTGAGAGGGTCTGGCGTCACCCGACGGCCCTGGTCGCGCCGGTCGTCGTCGCTGTCGCGCTGCTCGTCACACCGTTGTTCCCCACGACCGTCAGCGGATCCATGCGCATCGCCGCCGTGCAGGGGAACGGGCCGAGCGGCTATTTCGATGAGCGAAAGCCGTACTCGCTCATCGATGCGCAGACGGATGCGACCGTGCCGCTCTACGGCGAAGACGTCGACCTGTTGGTGTGGCCCGAGGGTTCGCTCGACTTCGACCCGTTCCAGTCCGAGTCGCTGGCGAGGCGGATGAGCGCGATCGCCTCGCGCATCGGCGCACCCCTGCTCGCCAACGCCGCCACGGAACGTGACGGACTCTTCTACAACACCTCGCTGCTGTGGACCGAGGACGGGGCGACCGGACAGCTCCATGACAAGCGGCATCCGGTGCCGTTCGGCGAGTACGTGCCGGACAGGCCCTTCTTCAATGCCCTCGCGCCCGATCTGATCGGTCTGATCCAGCGGGAGTACACGCCTGGTTCGAACGCTCCGGTGGTCGACGTCGACGGCGTGAAGGTCGGTCTCGCCATCTGCTTCGATGTGATCTACGACGACGTGATCAACGAGGGAATGGCAGAGGGCGCCGAGGTGCTGGTCTTCCAGACGAACAACGCGGACTTCCGCGGAACCGACGAGAATCTGCAGCAGCTCGCCTTCGCACGGATGCGGGCGATCGAGACCGGTCGCAGCGTGGTCAACATCTCGACGGTCGGGACGAGCCAGGTGATCCGCCCGGACGGCTCCACCGTCTCGAGCCTGGATGCGGGAAAGGCCGGAGCGCTGCTCGAGGATGTCGAACTTCGCTCCGGCCTCACAGCGGGAGTTGCTCTCGGCCCCTGGATTCAGCAGATCCTGCTGTGGGGCGGCCTGGGCGCGCTCGCCTTCGGGTGGCTGCGCGCTCGGAGGCGTTAGGCGCCGATCTTCTCGCGGGTCGGGTCTTCACCGGCTCCGCGGCGGGCGCGGATGAAGGCGAGTCGTTCTTCGAGAAGCTCCTCGAGCTCCGCGCGGGTCCGACGCTCCAACAGCATGTCCCAGTGCGTTCGCGCGGCCTTCTCGTCGGCGGCGTCGAGCGTGACGGCCTGGCCGTCGACGTTCAGGCGGGCGTCCGCGCCGCAGGCACGGCACTCCCAGGTCTGCGGCGGCTCTGCGTCCGCTGCGAACATCAGGTTCGTGACATGGCCGCAGGTGTCACAGATGTAGGTGGTTTCACGGCGCTCCATGAACACGACGCCCTCTTCGCTCTGTAGGCTCTGGGCGCCGAGTCGGATGCCGCGTAGGCTGCGATCTGCCATTGTGTGGTCCTCTCGTCGCTGTCAGGTATAACGCTCCAGCCTGTGCGCTTCATCCACGCAAGCGGGTTCTCGGCGCTATTCACAGCGGAATCCCAGCGCGAGCGCGTATGGGCGGCGTGGCGCGTTCAGCCGGCCAATGTCGCCAGGGCGAGATCGGCGCGGTCCGAGACGATTCCGTCCACACCGAACGCGACGAGCCTGCGCATGTCGTCCGAGTCGTTCACCGTCCACACGTGCACTTCGGTGCCGTGCGCGTGTGCGGACCGGAGGAGAGCAGGGGTGAGGATCCTGAGTGCGCCGTGCCGTTCGGGAATCTGAAGCGCGTCGATGTCGCGCAGCACCCGCGCGGGGGAGAGGCGGAGAGCCGAGAGCCCGCGCACGGCGGCGATCGTGCGGCTGCCGCCCGAGGTGGCCGGTCGCAACGCTGCGCCGGCTCGGAGGACCGCGGCGACGGTGGCTCGACGGTTCGCATCGGAGAAGCTCGTGACGAGGACTCGCTCCGTGTGATCCACGAGGATCGGGCCGAGCAGGTGCGGCGCATCCGCCGTCTTGACGTCGATGTTGAAACGCGCGGTCGGGAACGAGGCGAGCGCGTCCGCGACCGTGAGGAGACCGCCGTGATCGGCGAAGATGAGGGCGAGCTCGCGTGTGCGCACCTCGCTGACCGCGCGGGGATCCCCGGCGAGGCGTTGCAGCGTCGAGTCGTGGAAGAGCACGACGTCTCCGTCTGCAGTCACCTGGCAGTCGGTCTCGATGTACTCCGCGCCCGCCGCATGCGCCGCCGCGAAGGCGGCCGCGGAGTTCTCCCACACACCGGAGTCCTCACCCGCCGCAGTGACAAGACCGCGGTGAGCGAGGACTCGGGGGTGACGTGCCTTCTCGAAGTACGGGTGCGTCACGCGCCGGGCAGGTTGGTCGGTGGCTGCCCGGGCTTCGGCGTGAACGCGCTGCCGATCCCCTTGAGGGCTTCGGTCAGCTCGCTCGGAATGATCCAGAGCTTGTTCGACTGTCCCTCGCTGATCTTCGGCAGCATCTGCAGGTACTGGTAGGCCAGCAGCTTGTCGTCCGGTGCACCCTGGTGGATGGCGGTGAAGACGTTCTGGATGGCCTCGGCCTCACCCTGAGCGCGCAGGACCGCCGCTTGCTTGTCACCTTCGGCTCGCAGGATCTCGGCCTGCCGCGAACCCTCTGCCTCGAGGATCGCGGACTGCTTGGTTCCTTCGGCCGTGAGGATCGCTGCTCGGCGATCACGCTCTGCGCGCATCTGCTTCTCCATCGAGTCCTGGATGGAGATGGGCGGATCGATCGCCTTGAGCTCGACACGCCCGACGCGGATTCCCCACTTGCCGGTGGCCTCGTCGAGAACGACGCGCAGCTGGCCGTTGATGTTGTCGCGGCTGGTGAGTGCCTCTTCGAGGTTGAGGCCACCCACGACGTTACGGAGTGTGGTCGTGGTGAGCTGCTCGACGGCGCCGAGGTAGTTCGCGATCTCGTAGGTCGCGGCCCGGGCATCCGTCACCTGGAAATACACCACGGTGTCGATCGAGACGACGAGGTTGTCTTCCGTGATCACCGGCTGCGGCGGGAACGACACGACCTGCTCGCGCATGTCGATCAGCGGACGCAGCCGATCGATGAAGGGGACGAGGATGTTGAGTCCCGGCATGAGCGTCTTGTGGTACCGACCGAGGCGCTCGACGACACCTGCCGTCGCCTGCGGGATGATGCGGATGGATCTGGCCAGCGTGACCACCACGAAGATGATGATCGCGATGACGAGGATCCACCCGATCGCAGCGGGGATGAACGATGCGTCGTCCAAGAGGTTCTCCTAGTCGTTGACGGGACGGACGGTGGCGGTCGCGCCGCTGATCGCGACGACCGCGATCGGGGACCCCTGCGGGATGGGCACGGGTCCGGCGGTGCGGGCTGTCCAGGTGTCGCCGTTGCTGAGCTTCACCTGGCCGGTGATCTGGGTGATGTCCTGAAGAGCGGTGCCTCGTAGTTCGAGGAGTGCATCGACGTTGGACTTCGTCGGGTCCTCGCCCCTGTGCAGCCGCTTGATCAGCGGTGGGCGCAGGAACAGGATGAACAGTGCTGCGGCCGCCGCGGCTATCAGGACCTGCACCCAGACGGGGATGCCGATGAAGTCGGTGACGAGTCCGACGGCGCTTCCGAAGCTGAGCATGAGGAAGGTGAAGTCGAGCGTCAGCATCTCGATGACGAGGAAGATGGCGATCAGGACCAGCCACCCGATCCATGCCCATTGGTCGATGAACTGAACGAATGTCGCGAAGTTGTCCATGCGGCCTCCTTTGCGGTCAACCTATCACGCGCCATCGGTCGGGTCTCGGGCCGCGGAGGCCGCCTTGATAGTCTGGAGGCGCCGTGTCATCACGGCGTTTCACGCATCAGAGGAGTCACCGTGACCGACGTTCTTCCCGCAGGATCCCTCGAGGGCAAGGTCGCCCTCGTCACCGGTTCGTCCCGAGGCATCGGCGCTGACACGGTCCGCTATCTCGCCGAGGCAGGCGCCGACGTCGTGATCAACTTCCGCAACAAGGCCCCGCGCGCCGAGAAGCTCGCCTCTCAGCTGCGTGAACTGGGTCGCCGTGTCCTCGTCGTCGGTGCAGACCTCACCGACCCCGCATCCGTCGCCGAGATGTTCGACGCCGTGAAGGCGGAGTTCGGACACCTGGACGTGCTCGTGCTCAACGCATCCGGCGGCATGGAGTCCGGCATGGCCGAGGACTACGCGCTCCTCCTGAACCGCGACGCGCAGCTCAGCGTGCTCGATGCGGCCACGCCGCTGCTCACCGAGGACGCGCGCGTGGTGTTCGTCACGAGCCACCAGGCGCACTTCATCCGCACGACGCCCACGATGCCGGAGTACGAGCCGGTGGCACTGTCGAAGCGCGCGGGGGAGGACGCCCTCCGGGAGCGCATCCCGGGCCTGGCAGAGAAGGGGATCGGCTTCACCGTCGTCTCCGGCGACATGATCGAGGGAACCATCACGGCGACACTCCTCGAGCGTGCCAACCCCGGCGCGATCGCCGAGCGCCGCGAGTCCGCGGGCAAGCTCTACAACGTGTCCGAGTTCGCAGCCGAGGTCGCACGCGCCGCGGTCGACCCGGTGCCGACGGACAACACGCGTCTCGTCGGCGACGTGAGCGCCTTCGCTGCCGAGTGACCCGCTGACACAGAAAGAGGGCCCCGTCCTGATGGACGGGGCCCTCTTCCTGTCTGCTGTCAGTTCGCGGTGTCGGCGTTGACCGACGCGACGAAGTTCTTCGCGTCCTTGCCGAGCGTGATCGCACGGACGATCTGAACGATGCCCAGGACGACCAGCGAGATGCCGAGCACCAGCCACAGGACGGCGGCGGCGTAGAGCGGCGAGAAGAGCACGACGATACCCGCGATGATGCTGAGCAACGCGTACAGGAGCGTCCAGACGCGCGAGCCGTCCTGTCCGAGCAGCGACAGGGCGACCACGCCGTCGACGATCCAGCTGATGCCGATGAAGATGACCACGACGAGCGCGAGTGTCGCTGCGGCGACGCCCAGGTTCGCGAAGGCGATGACGCCGGCGACGATGTAGAGCAGGCCGAGCACGATGTGTCCGGCGCGAGCCCAACCGCCCTTGACCTTCGAGAAGATCCCGAGGCCGATGTAGACGAGACCGGCGACGACGAGGTAGGACGCGAAGATGGCGGTGACGATCACCGCGGACTTGAGCGGCCAGACGAGCAGGATGATGCCGGCGATCAGTGCGATGACTCCGGATACCGCCAGGACGACCCGGATGGATTTGAAGAGCGACTTCGCTTCGGAAGCGAGGGGAGTGGCCATGGTGGGGGACCCTTTCTGAGAAATTCCTGTGAGGGATGATCACAGAGTAGCGCTGTCCGGGTGGGGATGGGGGAGCGAGTCCTCCGCGGTATCTCAGAAGCACATACCGCGTGATGAAGCGTCATGGCAGGATCTATTCGTGACTCCTGACGACGACGCCCGTCTCCGCGAGCTCGTCGTCATGCGCAAGGTGCGCGACCGTATCGACCGCGAGTACGCGAAGCCCCTCGATGTCGAAGCACTCGCGAAGGGGGTGCACATGTCGGCAGGTCACCTCAGCCGTCGATTCCGAGAGGCATACGGCGAGTCTCCGTACTCCTATCTGATGACCCGTCGGATCGAGCGGGCCATGGCGCTGCTGCGCCGAGGCGACCTCTCGGTCACGGAGGTGTGCTTCGAAGTGGGGTCCTCGTCGCTCGGCACCTTCAGCACCCGATTCACCGAGCTCGTCGGTGTCTCACCCAGCGTGTACCGTGAACGCGCGACCAACGTCGACGGCATCCCGACGGTGCACGCGAAGCAGGTCATCAGACCGATCAGGAATCAAGAAGCACCCCGCACCGACGCACATCTAGCCTGAACCCATGAAGATCAGCATCCACTACGCATTCCTTCCGCACACGGATGCCGAGGCAGCCCTCGGCTTCTATCGCGACGCCCTCGGCTTCGAGGTGCGCAACGACGTCGGCTACGACGGGTTGCGATGGCTCACCGTCGGCCCCGAGAATCAGCCCGAGACGTCGATCGTGCTGCATCCGCCGGCAACCGACCCGGGGATCACCGACGCCGAGAGGCAGACGATCCTCGAGCTCATCGCGAAGGGCAGCTACACGGCGCTCACCCTCGCGAGCGACGACCTCGACGGGCTCTTCGAGCGCTTGGTCGAGCAGGGTGCCGACGTCGTGCAGGAGCCCATGGATCAGCCGTACGGAGTGCGCGACTGCGCCTTCCGCGATCCCGCAGGCAACCTTCTCCGCATCAACCAGGCCGGCTGACACCGGCTGAGAACACTGAGGACCACCATGACCCATGTCGCCGACGGACACGACCTCATCCGCGTTCAGGGAGCCCGCGAGAACAACCTCAAAGAGGTCAGCGTCGACATCCCGAAGCGTCGTCTGACGGTGTTCACGGGAGTCTCCGGCTCCGGCAAGAGCTCGCTGGTCTTCGACACCATCGCGGCGGAGTCGAGGCGGATGATCGACGAGACCTACAGTGCGTTCGTGCAGGGCTTCATGCCGTCCGTGCCTCGCCCGGACGTCGATGTCCTGGAGGGGCTGACGACGTCGATCATCGTCGATCAGGAGCGGCTCGGGGCCAACCCCCGGTCGACCGTGGGGACGGTCACCGACGCGAACGCGATGCTGCGCATCCTCTTCAGCAAGCTCGGTCAGCCCTACATCGGAGGACCGACGGCGTTCTCCTTCAACATCCCCACGCAGAAGGCCAGCGGTGTGATGACCGGGCCCGGCGGTGAGAAGAAGATCGTCAAGGATGCAATCTATCTCGGTGGCATGTGTCCCCGGTGCGAGGGCAGGGGAGCGGTATCAGACCTCGACCTCGCTCAGATCGTCGACGAGTCGAAGTCGCTCGATGAGGGCGCCATCATGGTGCCCGGGTACACGGCCGACGGCTGGATGGTCAAGGGATTCTCCGCGTCAGGCTTCTACCCGGCGGACAAGCCTGTGTCGTCGTTCACCGAGAAGCAGCGGCACCTGTTCCTGTACGGCGAGGTCACGAAGGTCAAGATCTCGGGCATCAACATGACCTACGAGGGGCTCATCCCGAAGATCACGAAGTCGATGCTCTCGAAGGACCTGGATGCCCTGCAGCCGCACATCCGCGCCTTCGTCGAGCGCGTCGCCACGTTCGCGACCTGTCCCGAGTGCGACGGGACCCGCCTCACGGAGGGCGCGCGCTCGTCGAAGATCGCCGGCATCAGCATCGCCGACGCCTGCCGGATGCAGGTGACCGACCTCGCCGCGTGGGTTGCAGGTCTCGAGCTGCCCGGCGCAGCGCCTCTTCTCGAGGCACTGAGCGCCAATCTCGACGCATTCGTCACTCTCGGGCTCGGATACCTGAGCCTCGAGCGTCCGTCCGGCACGCTGTCCGGGGGAGAGGCGCAGCGCATCAAGATGCTCCGCCACCTCGGTTCGTCGCTGACGGATGTGACCTATGTGTTCGACGAGCCCACGATCGGGCTGCACCCACACGACATCCAGCGCATGAACACGCTGCTGCTCCGCTTGCGAGACAAAGGGAACACGGTGCTCGTGGTCGAGCACAAGCCCGAGACCATCGCGATCGGCGACCATGTGGTCGACCTGGGCCCCGGCGCGGGAAGCAAGGGTGGCGAGATCTGCTTCGAGGGCACCGTCGACGGACTCAAGGCCAGCGGCACCCTCACGGGTGAGCACCTCGACGATCGAGCAGCCCTCAAGCCCTCCGTGCGCACGAGCGACGGGGCGATCGAGGTGCGCGGCGCCACGGCGAACAACCTGCAGGATGTCGACGTCGACATCCCGACGGGTGTCCTGACAGTCGTGACGGGTGTCGCGGGTTCGGGCAAGAGCTCGCTCATCCACGGCTCGGTCTCGAAGCGCGAGGGTGTGGTGGCGATCGATCAGGGGGCGATCAAGGGCTCGCGTCGCAGTAACCCCGCCACATACACCGGGATGCTGGAGCCGATCCGCAAAGCGTTCGCGAAGGCCAACGGGGTCAAGCCGGCTCTCTTCAGCGCGAACTCCGAGGGCGCCTGCCCGACGTGCAAGGGCGCAGGCGTCATCATCACCGAGCTCGGGTTCATGGACACGATCGAGACGCCCTGCGAGGACTGCGGCGGCAAGCGCTTCCAGGCCGCTGTGCTCGAGTACAAGCTCGCGGGCAAGGACATCACCCAGGTGCTGGATCTGCCCGTGTCCGAGGCGCGTGTCTTCTTCTCCGAGGGCGATGCGAAGCTGCCTGCCGCTGCGGCCATCCTCGCGCGGCTCGAAGATGTCGGACTCGGCTATCTCTCACTCGGCCAGCCCCTGTCGACGCTGTCGGGTGGTGAGCGTCAGCGGATCAAGCTCGCCATTCAGATGGGGGAGAAGGGCGACACGTATGTCCTCGACGAACCCACCACAGGTCTGCACCTCGCCGATGTCGAGAACATCCTCGGACTTCTTGACAGGCTCGTGGAGTCCGGCAAGACCGTGATCGTCATCGAGCATCATCAGGCGGTGATGGCGCACGCCGACTGGATCATCGACATCGGGCCCG contains the following coding sequences:
- a CDS encoding DEAD/DEAH box helicase yields the protein MSSPSERYAAAREAAGHPATVAFGASQKFELDPFQIEGCHALEDGSSVLVAAPTGAGKTIVGEFAIHLAMQTPRDKAFYTTPMKALSNQKFRELVDVYGPDEVGLLTGDTNINGNARIVVMTTEVLRNMIYADSAALRDLQYVIMDEVHYLADRFRGAVWEEVIIHLPQHVRLVSLSATVSNAEEFGDWLDTVRGDTEVIVSEIRPVPLEQHVLVRDDLLPLFDDRAGVATAQVNQELMRIRSFTGSNYENNRDAQSYRSNRHAGRQAQRPPRGGRRPVRASNVRRIERMDRPDVIRLLERSNLLPAIFFIFSRVGCDAAVQQVRRSGVRLTSADERAEIRAIVEERTRSLQDEDLGVLGYFEWLDNLERGVAAHHAGLLPAFKEVVEDLFKRKLVKVVFATETLALGINMPARTVVLEKMEKFNGEARVAITSGEYTQLTGRAGRRGIDVEGHAVVQWTEGMDPQSVAALASRRTYPLNSSFRPTYNMAVNLIDLFGKARARQILESSFAQFQADRAVVGLARQVREADESLEGYKSAMVCDHGDFLDYASIRRELSDLEKKNRQDSNAPRVTRDKRMKQIQGLRTRMQRHGCHRCPDRESHARWAERYWKLKRQTDRIRRQIENRTGTVARVFDRVVEVLETLDYLRRDDDDETSLTEAGRTMRRIYGERDLLVAESLRQGLWNGLDAPSLAAMACCLVYEPRRDEANSGERDLPRGAFRAAYEKTTTLWAELDDLEKDHHLPGSEPLAAGLAGAMHSWARGGMLDRVLVDADMAAGDFVRWAKQTIDLLDQLSIVAEDGALARNARVALDGVRRGIVAYSSM
- the lnt gene encoding apolipoprotein N-acyltransferase, with product MPDSRARQRPLLPLSLALPAAAAAALLMDLSYPDTAVWVLAFPATALLLIALIGRRAGGALAVGLVYGVIFFGLLVSFTSRYLGPLPWAALSVLEGVLTAVALILITFAYRWIPRALPGLWARLLLLPAVVAALWVGRELFVGSWPYGGFPWARLGMSQAESPLAHVASWIGVSGLSFLMVFVVALVIQVVRERVWRHPTALVAPVVVAVALLVTPLFPTTVSGSMRIAAVQGNGPSGYFDERKPYSLIDAQTDATVPLYGEDVDLLVWPEGSLDFDPFQSESLARRMSAIASRIGAPLLANAATERDGLFYNTSLLWTEDGATGQLHDKRHPVPFGEYVPDRPFFNALAPDLIGLIQREYTPGSNAPVVDVDGVKVGLAICFDVIYDDVINEGMAEGAEVLVFQTNNADFRGTDENLQQLAFARMRAIETGRSVVNISTVGTSQVIRPDGSTVSSLDAGKAGALLEDVELRSGLTAGVALGPWIQQILLWGGLGALAFGWLRARRR
- a CDS encoding RNA polymerase-binding protein RbpA encodes the protein MADRSLRGIRLGAQSLQSEEGVVFMERRETTYICDTCGHVTNLMFAADAEPPQTWECRACGADARLNVDGQAVTLDAADEKAARTHWDMLLERRTRAELEELLEERLAFIRARRGAGEDPTREKIGA
- a CDS encoding glycerophosphodiester phosphodiesterase family protein; this encodes MTHPYFEKARHPRVLAHRGLVTAAGEDSGVWENSAAAFAAAHAAGAEYIETDCQVTADGDVVLFHDSTLQRLAGDPRAVSEVRTRELALIFADHGGLLTVADALASFPTARFNIDVKTADAPHLLGPILVDHTERVLVTSFSDANRRATVAAVLRAGAALRPATSGGSRTIAAVRGLSALRLSPARVLRDIDALQIPERHGALRILTPALLRSAHAHGTEVHVWTVNDSDDMRRLVAFGVDGIVSDRADLALATLAG
- a CDS encoding SPFH domain-containing protein, producing the protein MDDASFIPAAIGWILVIAIIIFVVVTLARSIRIIPQATAGVVERLGRYHKTLMPGLNILVPFIDRLRPLIDMREQVVSFPPQPVITEDNLVVSIDTVVYFQVTDARAATYEIANYLGAVEQLTTTTLRNVVGGLNLEEALTSRDNINGQLRVVLDEATGKWGIRVGRVELKAIDPPISIQDSMEKQMRAERDRRAAILTAEGTKQSAILEAEGSRQAEILRAEGDKQAAVLRAQGEAEAIQNVFTAIHQGAPDDKLLAYQYLQMLPKISEGQSNKLWIIPSELTEALKGIGSAFTPKPGQPPTNLPGA
- a CDS encoding NfeD family protein, with the translated sequence MDNFATFVQFIDQWAWIGWLVLIAIFLVIEMLTLDFTFLMLSFGSAVGLVTDFIGIPVWVQVLIAAAAAALFILFLRPPLIKRLHRGEDPTKSNVDALLELRGTALQDITQITGQVKLSNGDTWTARTAGPVPIPQGSPIAVVAISGATATVRPVND
- a CDS encoding SDR family oxidoreductase; translated protein: MTDVLPAGSLEGKVALVTGSSRGIGADTVRYLAEAGADVVINFRNKAPRAEKLASQLRELGRRVLVVGADLTDPASVAEMFDAVKAEFGHLDVLVLNASGGMESGMAEDYALLLNRDAQLSVLDAATPLLTEDARVVFVTSHQAHFIRTTPTMPEYEPVALSKRAGEDALRERIPGLAEKGIGFTVVSGDMIEGTITATLLERANPGAIAERRESAGKLYNVSEFAAEVARAAVDPVPTDNTRLVGDVSAFAAE
- a CDS encoding HdeD family acid-resistance protein, producing the protein MATPLASEAKSLFKSIRVVLAVSGVIALIAGIILLVWPLKSAVIVTAIFASYLVVAGLVYIGLGIFSKVKGGWARAGHIVLGLLYIVAGVIAFANLGVAAATLALVVVIFIGISWIVDGVVALSLLGQDGSRVWTLLYALLSIIAGIVVLFSPLYAAAVLWLVLGISLVVLGIVQIVRAITLGKDAKNFVASVNADTAN
- a CDS encoding helix-turn-helix transcriptional regulator translates to MRKVRDRIDREYAKPLDVEALAKGVHMSAGHLSRRFREAYGESPYSYLMTRRIERAMALLRRGDLSVTEVCFEVGSSSLGTFSTRFTELVGVSPSVYRERATNVDGIPTVHAKQVIRPIRNQEAPRTDAHLA
- a CDS encoding VOC family protein, producing the protein MKISIHYAFLPHTDAEAALGFYRDALGFEVRNDVGYDGLRWLTVGPENQPETSIVLHPPATDPGITDAERQTILELIAKGSYTALTLASDDLDGLFERLVEQGADVVQEPMDQPYGVRDCAFRDPAGNLLRINQAG
- a CDS encoding ATP-binding cassette domain-containing protein; amino-acid sequence: MTHVADGHDLIRVQGARENNLKEVSVDIPKRRLTVFTGVSGSGKSSLVFDTIAAESRRMIDETYSAFVQGFMPSVPRPDVDVLEGLTTSIIVDQERLGANPRSTVGTVTDANAMLRILFSKLGQPYIGGPTAFSFNIPTQKASGVMTGPGGEKKIVKDAIYLGGMCPRCEGRGAVSDLDLAQIVDESKSLDEGAIMVPGYTADGWMVKGFSASGFYPADKPVSSFTEKQRHLFLYGEVTKVKISGINMTYEGLIPKITKSMLSKDLDALQPHIRAFVERVATFATCPECDGTRLTEGARSSKIAGISIADACRMQVTDLAAWVAGLELPGAAPLLEALSANLDAFVTLGLGYLSLERPSGTLSGGEAQRIKMLRHLGSSLTDVTYVFDEPTIGLHPHDIQRMNTLLLRLRDKGNTVLVVEHKPETIAIGDHVVDLGPGAGSKGGEICFEGTVDGLKASGTLTGEHLDDRAALKPSVRTSDGAIEVRGATANNLQDVDVDIPTGVLTVVTGVAGSGKSSLIHGSVSKREGVVAIDQGAIKGSRRSNPATYTGMLEPIRKAFAKANGVKPALFSANSEGACPTCKGAGVIITELGFMDTIETPCEDCGGKRFQAAVLEYKLAGKDITQVLDLPVSEARVFFSEGDAKLPAAAAILARLEDVGLGYLSLGQPLSTLSGGERQRIKLAIQMGEKGDTYVLDEPTTGLHLADVENILGLLDRLVESGKTVIVIEHHQAVMAHADWIIDIGPGAGHDGGRVVFEGSPADLVAAKSTVTGEHLAAYVGA